The genome window ATATGATGAGATGCTGCGCCCGGAAACCCTCGATGGTTCAGTGCGCGCTCAGGCGCTGACCGCTTTGCAGGAAAACGAACTGGACCCGATCAACCTCTTCAACATCACCTGGAAAAACGCCGGCAACCAGGTGCGCAAGGTCGTCCTGCCGCCGGCCCTCACCGGCATCGACGCCAATGTCGTCGTCATGCTGGGCTGCGGCTTTCCATCCGGCTCCCACAAGGTGGGCCCCGCTTACAGCACCTTGATCGAGGGACTTGTTGACGGCGAGATCGTCCCCGGCGTACATACCATCCTCGGTCCGTCGACAGGCAACTTCGGCATCGGCACCGCCTACATCTCCCGGTTGCTGGGCTTCCGGTCTATCGTCATCATGCCCGATAACATGAGCAAAGAGCGCTACGAACGGATCCGCAAGTACGGCGGCGAATTGGAACTGACGCCGGGCAGCGAGTCTGATGTGATCTTGACACTGGAACGGACCCATGAGATGATGAAAAACCCGGCCTACAAAGCCTTGGCCCAATTTGAACTCTTCCCGAACTACCGCTTCCACCGCCATGTGACCGGCAACAGCGCCATCGAGGCCGTCCAGGGCGTCGGCAATGGGCGCATCGCCGGCTTCGTCTCCGCCCCCGGTTCGGCAGGCACCCTTGCCGCCGGCGACCAGATCAAAGCGATCTATCCCGAGGCCAAGATCGGCGCGCTGGAACCCTATGAGTGCTCCACCCTGGCCGATGGCGGGCGCGGCCAGCACCGCATCGAGGGCATCGGCGACAAGATGTGCACCCTCATCCACAACGTGCTGACCACTGATTTCATCATCCTGATCCGTGATGAAGAAACCGTCCAGGGATTGAAGATCTTCCGCGACGGCGTGGAAGCCCTCGTCCAGATGGGCGTCGATCGCGATTTCGCCCTCTCCATCCGTGACTGGTTCGGTCCCTCCGGCATCTGCAACATCCTGGGCGCCATCAAAATGGCCAAGTTCCTTCGCCTCGGCCCTGGGGACAACGTGGTCACCGTCGCCACCGACGGCTTTGACCGCTACCACTCGGTGATGGAAGACCTGGACCGCCGCTACCTGGAGACAGCGCCCTTTGTCCTGGAACGGTGGGCGAAGGACATCTTCCTTGGCGCCGACGACCAGCAGGTCTTC of Heliomicrobium gestii contains these proteins:
- a CDS encoding PLP-dependent cysteine synthase family protein, with translation MSRIPFGPTYDEMLRPETLDGSVRAQALTALQENELDPINLFNITWKNAGNQVRKVVLPPALTGIDANVVVMLGCGFPSGSHKVGPAYSTLIEGLVDGEIVPGVHTILGPSTGNFGIGTAYISRLLGFRSIVIMPDNMSKERYERIRKYGGELELTPGSESDVILTLERTHEMMKNPAYKALAQFELFPNYRFHRHVTGNSAIEAVQGVGNGRIAGFVSAPGSAGTLAAGDQIKAIYPEAKIGALEPYECSTLADGGRGQHRIEGIGDKMCTLIHNVLTTDFIILIRDEETVQGLKIFRDGVEALVQMGVDRDFALSIRDWFGPSGICNILGAIKMAKFLRLGPGDNVVTVATDGFDRYHSVMEDLDRRYLETAPFVLERWAKDIFLGADDQQVFDVRRDDKKERLFQQKENDWLKFGYSMDFLNAMRDAGFWEDQYAKVQVYNEKIAASR